In the Malania oleifera isolate guangnan ecotype guangnan chromosome 1, ASM2987363v1, whole genome shotgun sequence genome, one interval contains:
- the LOC131148715 gene encoding uncharacterized protein LOC131148715: MPQVDLDTLVSVCGGGSCDRKIACETLADSHHQPEDVDRPENNSDLPPDSFWLSKDAELDWFDRNAYYERKDSAKGNSNSTNLNPNTNPNSNSQRFSATLKSKASILGLPKPQKACFAESKMRHKCKPPNLRLFPKRPQPEGKSAVPVAEPSSPKVSCMGRVRSKKDKGRRRPANRQRQSGPAEDKEKAVVKRRTGLFTSLRGIFRSGCRHKPAVQVDDRPKESPIAIVSSPSPLKSVPAKASDFFATETPAEPPGLGGVKKFASGRKSESWVELDETVAKSESSDGDSVRERRGVGPLKGVECHRQWACAGPASV, translated from the coding sequence ATGCCCCAAGTCGATCTGGACACCCTAGTGTCAGTCTGCGGCGGCGGCAGCTGCGATCGCAAAATCGCCTGCGAGACGCTCGCCGACAGCCATCACCAGCCCGAAGATGTAGATCGCCCGGAGAATAACTCCGATCTCCCGCCGGACTCCTTCTGGCTCTCCAAGGACGCCGAGCTCGACTGGTTCGATCGCAACGCCTACTACGAGCGGAAAGACTCCGCCAAGGGGAACTCGAATTCTACCAATTTGAATCCCAATACCAATCCCAATTCCAATTCTCAGAGGTTTTCGGCGACTTTGAAGTCAAAGGCCTCGATCCTCGGATTGCCGAAGCCGCAGAAGGCCTGTTTCGCGGAATCCAAAATGAGACACAAGTGTAAACCGCCCAACCTTAGGCTCTTTCCGAAACGGCCGCAACCGGAGGGGAAGTCGGCGGTTCCGGTGGCCGAACCGTCTTCCCCGAAGGTATCCTGCATGGGCAGGGTGAGATCGAAGAAGGACAAGGGCCGCCGCCGCCCTGCGAACCGGCAGCGGCAATCCGGACCGGCCGAGGACAAAGAAAAAGCCGTCGTGAAGCGCAGGACAGGGTTGTTCACCAGCCTGCGCGGGATATTCCGGTCCGGTTGCCGACATAAACCGGCGGTTCAAGTCGATGACCGGCCAAAAGAATCGCCAATAGCCATAGTGTCGTCTCCGTCTCCATTGAAGAGCGTCCCGGCGAAAGCAAGCGATTTCTTCGCGACCGAAACGCCGGCAGAGCCGCCCGGCTTGGGCGGAGTAAAGAAGTTTGCATCGGGCCGGAAGTCCGAGTCGTGGGTGGAGCTTGACGAAACCGTGGCGAAATCTGAATCGTCCGATGGGGATTCCGTACGGGAGCGGAGAGGGGTGGGCCCACTGAAAGGTGTAGAGTGCCATCGTCAATGGGCGTGTGCGGGTCCCGCATCCGTGTAG